The genomic window GATCGATGGAACTATTGTAGCACCGGATGATCCAAAAGTATGGGACCCTGACCATCCTCGAATGTGGCTTGGATACTACAATTTGAGCAATGTATTTTTTCAAGGGAAAGGAGTCATTGATGGCTCGGGCAGCAAGTGGTGGGCAGCTTCTTGCAAAAGGAACAAATCCAATGTAAGAATTTGAGATTGCCTTAATTAGCTAATTTGATTAAGAAACTACACCCATATGACTAACTAGAGTTTCTgcttttgtcttttgttactcagccctgcataggAGCTCCAACGGTGAGATTTCTTTTCAACCTCGTAAATAAACTTTGAGgtgaaagcaaataaaaaaatattaaaaattttcttccatatatttttcaaacatcTTGAGTTGATTGATGGTAGATTTTGCATAATATTCTATGTAAGATTCGgattgatttaaaaattttctaaaagtaaataattgattttttttaaagactTTTGTGGGGGCTCGAGCCCCCTCCTAACTACATGTGGGGTTAACCAATGACCAAgtgtataaataaatgtgtGGATTGTTGTGTAGGCATTGACCATAGATTCCAGCTCACGTGTTAGGGTGAGAGACTTGACCGTGCAAAATGGACAACAAATGCACTTTACCATCGCGCGGTCCGAAATTGTCCGAGTATCTGGCGTGACAGTTTTGGCCCCAGGGAACAGCCCCAACACTGATGGGATCCACGTCACTACCTCAAAAAATGTAGTGTTGCATAATTGTGTGATTGGAACAGGTTGGCATCTTGCTTTGTCTCACATCATGTTGATATTTGAGTTGAAGGGCAATCTAATGTTGTTTTGTCTCAGGTGATGATTGCATATCCATTGTGAGTCATAGCTCGAATATCAAGATGAAGAATATATATTGTGGGCCCGGTCATGGTATAAGGTAAAATTAATGCAAAGGGCAAACTAATACGatctttatcattattttcaagaaaatatccTAATGTATGAGTAATACTGAACTTACTACAATTGAATCGATGGTTGACAGTGTGATTTCACACAAATTAGAAACATGAGTTATTGAGCTGTCCAAATCGGCTTAGCATAGCCCAGTCGGTTCGATCCTAGGTCAAACCCGAACACAACTTTTTAAATCTAAAGAGATTTAGGCACATAATCTCCATTTGTTCCGTGGGCTCGGGACGGGGCAACAAATATGACATGACTTTGAGTCTTTGATCCTCAAGAGGTTCAGACAAGTTCGATTTTACAATGGGATTGGTTTGAACTCTAGCTAGTAGAGACAAGCACAAGACAATTCTGAGCAATTTTTATAGAACTTTCTATTACCTCTTaggtttatatatataattgtaatttaattcGTCCAAATCCatctctattttaaaattctagcTTCACATCTAAATTTGCCCGATTATTAGACCGACCACTCTAGTTGTTGTTACTTTCCTCAGTATAGGTAGTCTCGGGAAGAACAACTCTATTGGCCAAGTGGAGACGGTCGTACTCGACAATGCCTTCATTCGAGACACAACAAACGGATTGAGGATCAAAACATGGCAGGTAAGAAAAGTTGTTAACTTATCTTCATTTCGTGTGATCAACGCGTGTAGAAGCCCTCGTCACGAGACCAAATCACATGAAAAACGGCTTTCTTGTCTTGTAGGGAGGCTCCGGCTACGTGAGGGCGGTGCGCTACGAAAATGTGAAGATGGAAAACGT from Salvia hispanica cultivar TCC Black 2014 unplaced genomic scaffold, UniMelb_Shisp_WGS_1.0 HiC_scaffold_702, whole genome shotgun sequence includes these protein-coding regions:
- the LOC125199863 gene encoding probable polygalacturonase At1g80170 isoform X6, which codes for MHIIKLTQKSIVQENILKIMNTLHLLCFLLFLALPIRLASKQYSGSFNEDYNGPFKVQETDEEDEFDEFLNLPNWESGGRKKDVSNVDAFGAVGDGVSDDTKIDGTIVAPDDPKVWDPDHPRMWLGYYNLSNVFFQGKGVIDGSGSKWWAASCKRNKSNPCIGAPTALTIDSSSRVRVRDLTVQNGQQMHFTIARSEIVRVSGVTVLAPGNSPNTDGIHVTTSKNVVLHNCVIGTGDDCISIVSHSSNIKMKNIYCGPGHGISIGSLGKNNSIGQVETVVLDNAFIRDTTNGLRIKTWQGGSGYVRAVRYENVKMENVSNPIIIDQFYCDSPTKCEDQASAVEVSEILYKNITGTSATRIAMKFACSETVPCSKIVLNNINLQSESEDGDEETYCNNASGSVHGHVHPSADCLLQNSEEEKSYEHNIRTEL